In one Mesorhizobium australicum genomic region, the following are encoded:
- a CDS encoding cyclase family protein: MARRIVDLSIPIANDIPADPPIQIPSIEYIDHTQSLAQILSFFPGLKAEDLPDGAGWAVERVVLSTHNGTHLDAPWHYHPTMNHGEPAWRIDDIPLDWCYQPGVKLDFRHFPDGYVATAADVEAELKRIGHELKPLEIVVVNTSAGVKFGQPDYVASGCGMGYEATMYLLDRGVRVTGTDGWSWDAPFIHTAKKYIETKDASLIWEGHKAGRHTGYCHIEKLHRLEDLPSTGFMVSCFPVKIEKASAGWCRAVAIIDE; this comes from the coding sequence ATGGCCCGTCGCATCGTCGACCTTTCCATACCCATCGCCAACGACATCCCGGCGGACCCGCCGATCCAGATCCCGTCGATCGAATATATCGACCACACGCAGAGCCTCGCCCAGATCCTGTCGTTCTTTCCCGGCCTGAAGGCGGAAGACCTGCCGGACGGCGCCGGCTGGGCGGTCGAGCGCGTCGTCCTGTCGACGCACAACGGCACGCATCTCGACGCGCCCTGGCACTATCATCCAACAATGAACCATGGCGAGCCGGCATGGCGGATCGACGATATCCCGCTCGACTGGTGCTACCAGCCCGGCGTCAAGCTCGACTTCCGTCATTTCCCCGATGGCTATGTCGCGACCGCCGCCGACGTCGAGGCCGAGCTGAAGCGCATCGGCCACGAGCTGAAGCCGCTGGAGATCGTCGTGGTCAACACCTCGGCCGGCGTGAAATTCGGCCAGCCCGACTATGTCGCCAGCGGCTGCGGCATGGGCTACGAGGCGACGATGTATCTGCTCGACCGCGGCGTACGCGTCACCGGCACCGACGGCTGGAGCTGGGACGCGCCCTTCATCCACACGGCGAAGAAATACATCGAGACCAAGGATGCCTCGCTGATCTGGGAAGGCCACAAGGCCGGCCGCCACACCGGCTACTGCCACATCGAGAAGCTGCACCGGCTGGAGGACCTGCCCTCGACCGGCTTCATGGTGAGCTGCTTCCCGGTCAAGATCGAGAAGGCATCCGCCGGCTGGTGCCGCGCCGTCGCGATCATCGACGAGTGA
- a CDS encoding ABC transporter ATP-binding protein → MAAANVKAAPVIGFDRVSLAYGERTIISDLSLDVGRGEIVCIIGPSGCGKTTALRMAGGLVRPSAGAVRLLGEPLTAPRRDVAIVFQDYGKALLPWRTAAANVSLALEAAGTPRAGRDERIRTLLAKVGLTGHEDKYPTEMSGGMQQRIQIARCLAQDPAVLLMDEPFGALDAMTRQGLQDEMLSIVAETGATVFFVTHDLEEAVYLGDRVIGLLPNPGRVGIDLRVDLPRPRNQLETREMPEFLRLRRQLFDFIEKAER, encoded by the coding sequence ATGGCCGCAGCGAACGTGAAGGCCGCGCCGGTCATCGGCTTCGACCGGGTCAGTCTCGCCTATGGCGAGCGCACCATCATCTCGGATCTCAGCCTGGACGTCGGCCGCGGCGAGATCGTCTGCATCATCGGGCCTTCGGGCTGCGGCAAGACGACGGCGCTGCGCATGGCCGGCGGGCTGGTGCGGCCGAGCGCGGGCGCGGTGCGCCTGCTGGGCGAGCCGCTGACCGCGCCGCGCCGCGACGTCGCAATCGTCTTCCAGGATTACGGCAAGGCGCTGCTGCCCTGGCGCACGGCGGCGGCCAACGTGTCGCTGGCACTGGAGGCGGCGGGCACGCCGCGCGCCGGGCGCGACGAGCGTATCCGCACGCTGCTGGCCAAGGTCGGCCTGACCGGGCACGAGGACAAGTATCCGACCGAGATGTCCGGCGGCATGCAGCAACGCATCCAGATCGCGCGCTGCCTGGCGCAGGACCCGGCCGTGCTTCTGATGGACGAGCCGTTCGGCGCGCTCGACGCGATGACGCGGCAGGGCCTGCAGGACGAGATGCTGTCGATCGTCGCCGAGACGGGGGCGACGGTGTTCTTCGTCACCCACGATCTCGAGGAAGCGGTCTATCTCGGCGACCGCGTAATCGGACTGCTGCCCAATCCCGGCCGCGTCGGCATCGACCTGCGCGTCGACCTGCCGCGTCCGCGCAACCAGCTCGAGACGCGCGAGATGCCCGAATTCCTGCGCCTGCGCCGCCAGTTGTTCGACTTCATCGAGAAGGCCGAGCGATGA
- a CDS encoding FCD domain-containing protein has protein sequence MIDVRDKPDLFGEAAHFAASDTLSERASALVEHDILAGVWQPGERLAIQALSERYGIGATPLREGLSRLVSRGLIGAVGQKGFRVAAMSSADLVDITLVRTTIEAEALRRSIRSGGDDWEATIVATLHRLSRSVERDPETMREGTPKFDRLHKAFHRALLEACGSARLLRLHDDLYYQAYRYRRMMMSRFAVHADFIDAHRALADIVLARDEEAAVAELTRHLATTLDVVYGGEEGGA, from the coding sequence ATGATCGACGTAAGGGACAAGCCCGACCTGTTCGGGGAGGCCGCGCATTTCGCGGCCTCCGACACGCTCAGCGAGCGCGCCTCGGCCCTGGTCGAGCACGACATCCTCGCCGGCGTGTGGCAGCCGGGCGAGCGGCTGGCGATCCAGGCGCTGTCCGAGCGCTACGGCATCGGCGCGACGCCGCTGAGGGAAGGGCTGTCCCGGCTCGTCTCGCGCGGGCTGATCGGCGCCGTTGGCCAGAAGGGCTTCCGTGTCGCCGCCATGTCGAGCGCCGACCTCGTCGACATCACGCTGGTCAGGACGACGATCGAGGCGGAGGCGTTGCGCCGCTCGATCCGCTCCGGCGGTGACGACTGGGAGGCGACCATCGTCGCGACGCTGCACCGGCTGTCCCGCTCGGTCGAGCGCGATCCGGAGACGATGCGCGAGGGCACGCCGAAATTCGACAGGCTGCACAAGGCCTTCCACCGCGCGCTGCTGGAGGCATGCGGCTCCGCGCGTCTGCTGCGGCTGCACGACGACCTCTATTATCAGGCCTATCGCTACCGGCGCATGATGATGAGCCGCTTTGCCGTCCATGCCGACTTCATCGACGCGCATCGTGCCCTGGCCGACATCGTCCTCGCCCGCGACGAGGAGGCCGCCGTGGCGGAGCTGACGCGCCATCTCGCGACGACGCTGGATGTCGTCTACGGTGGCGAGGAGGGAGGAGCGTGA
- a CDS encoding fumarylacetoacetate hydrolase family protein has protein sequence MKLATYRTGSDAARIAIVHGDGTRIFDLAAAASRSGAGTAPFASMLALIDAGDAGLEQAARLFEAHGQDPALSSAIGDVELLAPLPEPRQMRDGMSYETHIRQSGRGMRQLMSGGDMSALASEPLPPLADIYRQIPIYYITNRMIVRGPGATITWPRYSKVMDYELEYGVVIGRTGANVSAAKARDHIFGYTIFNDFSARDQQGKEMPGFLGPAKGKSFDGANVLGPWIVTKDEIPDPYSLKAAVRVNGETRCESTTAGMLFSFEEILAHMSQDETVHAGEFIGSGTIGNGCGLETGHFLADGDVVELEFEKIGILKNKVVRQQG, from the coding sequence ATGAAGCTGGCCACCTATCGGACAGGATCTGACGCGGCGCGGATCGCGATCGTGCATGGGGACGGAACCCGTATCTTCGACCTTGCCGCAGCAGCATCCCGCAGCGGGGCCGGCACGGCGCCCTTCGCCTCCATGCTGGCGTTGATCGACGCCGGCGATGCCGGCCTTGAGCAGGCGGCGAGGTTGTTCGAGGCGCATGGGCAGGACCCGGCGCTCTCCTCAGCGATCGGCGACGTCGAGCTCTTGGCGCCGCTGCCCGAGCCGCGGCAGATGCGCGACGGGATGAGCTACGAGACGCATATCCGCCAGTCGGGCCGCGGCATGCGCCAGCTGATGAGCGGCGGCGACATGTCCGCGCTTGCTTCCGAACCGCTGCCGCCGCTGGCCGACATCTATCGCCAGATCCCGATCTACTACATCACCAACCGCATGATCGTGCGCGGCCCGGGCGCCACCATCACCTGGCCGCGCTACTCGAAGGTCATGGACTACGAGCTGGAATATGGCGTGGTGATCGGCAGGACGGGCGCCAATGTCAGCGCGGCGAAGGCCCGCGACCACATCTTCGGCTACACGATCTTCAACGACTTCTCGGCCCGCGACCAGCAGGGCAAGGAGATGCCCGGCTTCCTCGGGCCCGCCAAAGGCAAGAGCTTCGACGGCGCCAACGTGCTCGGCCCCTGGATCGTCACCAAGGACGAGATCCCCGATCCCTATTCGCTGAAGGCCGCCGTTCGCGTCAACGGCGAGACGCGCTGCGAGAGCACCACGGCGGGCATGCTGTTCAGCTTCGAGGAGATCCTCGCCCACATGTCGCAGGACGAGACGGTCCATGCCGGCGAATTCATCGGCTCCGGCACGATCGGCAATGGCTGCGGCCTGGAGACCGGCCATTTCCTCGCCGACGGAGATGTGGTCGAACTCGAATTCGAGAAGATCGGCATCCTGAAGAACAAGGTCGTGCGGCAGCAGGGCTGA
- a CDS encoding CaiB/BaiF CoA transferase family protein, whose translation MPDASGGPLAGLKVIEMAGIGPAPFAAMMLADMGADVLRIDRPEASGLGIERPDRYNFTARSRRSVAIDLKRPEGTACVLDLVGRADVLIEGFRPGVMERLGLGPGPCLERNPRLVFGRLTGWGQEGPLAAGAGHDLNYIALTGALDAIGRAGQPPTPPLNMLGDFGGGGMLLAFGLVCAVLNARTGGAGQVVDAAIVDGAALLAAPVMGLHGAGLWPGARGENVLDGGAPYYDVYRCADGAYVSVAPIEGKFRALLLGLLGIAEADFPDVSDRANWPAARRILADRFAERTRDEWCALLEGTDACFAPVLSFGEAPHHPHNHARGTYVTVDGAVQPAPAPRFSATPPPMPRAPTAPGEAGVSALRDWGLSAERCEELERAKVVGRAG comes from the coding sequence ATGCCTGACGCATCCGGCGGGCCGCTGGCCGGCCTGAAAGTGATCGAGATGGCGGGGATCGGGCCTGCGCCCTTCGCGGCCATGATGCTCGCCGACATGGGGGCGGACGTGCTGCGCATCGACCGTCCCGAAGCGTCCGGTCTCGGGATCGAGCGGCCAGACCGCTACAACTTCACCGCAAGGAGCCGCCGCTCGGTGGCCATCGACCTCAAGCGGCCGGAAGGGACGGCCTGCGTGCTCGACCTCGTCGGCCGGGCGGACGTGCTGATCGAGGGATTCCGGCCGGGCGTGATGGAGCGACTGGGGCTGGGGCCCGGCCCCTGCCTGGAACGGAATCCGCGCCTCGTCTTCGGCCGGCTGACCGGCTGGGGGCAGGAGGGGCCGCTCGCGGCCGGCGCGGGCCACGACCTCAACTACATCGCGCTTACCGGCGCGCTCGACGCGATCGGGCGGGCAGGCCAGCCGCCGACGCCTCCGCTGAACATGCTGGGCGATTTCGGGGGCGGAGGGATGCTGCTCGCCTTCGGTCTGGTCTGCGCCGTGCTCAATGCGCGCACAGGCGGCGCCGGGCAGGTGGTGGACGCGGCGATCGTGGACGGCGCGGCGCTGCTTGCCGCTCCCGTCATGGGGCTGCACGGCGCGGGCCTGTGGCCGGGTGCGCGTGGGGAAAACGTCCTCGACGGTGGCGCGCCATATTACGACGTCTACCGCTGTGCGGACGGCGCCTATGTCTCGGTGGCGCCGATCGAAGGCAAGTTCCGTGCTTTGCTGCTCGGCCTGCTCGGCATCGCCGAGGCGGACTTTCCCGACGTGTCCGATCGCGCGAACTGGCCGGCGGCGCGTCGCATCCTGGCCGACCGCTTCGCCGAGAGAACGCGCGACGAGTGGTGCGCGCTGCTCGAAGGCACTGACGCGTGCTTCGCCCCGGTGCTCTCCTTCGGCGAAGCCCCACATCATCCGCACAATCACGCCCGCGGCACCTATGTGACGGTGGATGGAGCGGTCCAGCCGGCGCCCGCCCCGCGCTTCAGCGCGACGCCGCCGCCGATGCCCCGCGCGCCGACGGCGCCGGGGGAGGCGGGCGTCTCTGCGCTGCGCGACTGGGGCCTTTCGGCCGAGCGCTGCGAGGAACTGGAGCGGGCGAAGGTCGTCGGCCGCGCAGGTTAG
- a CDS encoding ABC transporter substrate-binding protein, producing the protein MKLVMKAALGAAVVLASWTGLAAAQTKINIGCTATTDCASAAVALEDGIFKKNGLDATMTLIGLNSNIPAALLSDSVQIGGPTPSVFLQAVDGGLDLVAVAGASSTSKTTFDTAGVVASPASGIKEPKDFVGKKVGAPGIGAFLQVLFSKWLIDNGVDPKQVNFVEVTFPTMNDTLKSGAVDAVVTAEPMMSRIIASGTGAVAGYYLEKLPERRPAILYASTRAWADANPDAVKAFRASIEEAAKIVNENPEKGRQAIANFTKIPMDVLSKMKLSVSDPKIEQEQLDWWVTTMNEQNMLQGKPDTAALIQK; encoded by the coding sequence ATGAAGCTCGTGATGAAGGCTGCGCTCGGCGCGGCCGTGGTTCTCGCATCCTGGACGGGGCTTGCCGCCGCCCAGACCAAGATCAATATCGGCTGCACCGCGACGACGGACTGCGCCTCGGCGGCCGTGGCGCTGGAAGACGGCATCTTCAAGAAGAACGGCCTCGACGCGACGATGACGCTGATCGGCCTGAACTCGAACATTCCGGCAGCCCTCTTATCCGACTCCGTGCAGATCGGCGGCCCGACCCCGTCGGTGTTCCTGCAGGCGGTGGACGGCGGGCTCGACCTCGTCGCGGTGGCGGGCGCGAGCTCCACGTCGAAGACCACCTTCGACACAGCCGGCGTCGTCGCGTCTCCGGCGAGCGGCATCAAGGAGCCGAAGGACTTCGTCGGCAAGAAGGTCGGCGCGCCCGGAATCGGCGCCTTCCTGCAGGTCCTGTTCTCCAAATGGCTGATCGACAACGGCGTCGACCCGAAGCAGGTGAATTTCGTCGAGGTCACCTTCCCGACGATGAACGACACGCTGAAATCGGGCGCGGTGGACGCGGTGGTGACGGCCGAGCCGATGATGTCGCGCATCATCGCCAGCGGCACGGGCGCGGTCGCCGGTTACTATCTGGAGAAGCTGCCCGAGCGGCGTCCGGCGATCCTCTATGCCTCGACCCGCGCCTGGGCCGATGCCAATCCGGATGCGGTGAAGGCCTTCCGCGCCTCGATCGAGGAGGCGGCCAAGATCGTCAACGAGAATCCCGAGAAGGGCCGCCAGGCGATCGCCAATTTCACCAAGATCCCGATGGACGTGCTGTCCAAGATGAAGCTCTCCGTCTCCGATCCGAAGATCGAGCAGGAGCAGCTCGACTGGTGGGTCACGACGATGAACGAGCAGAACATGCTGCAGGGCAAGCCCGACACCGCCGCGCTCATCCAGAAATGA
- a CDS encoding ABC transporter permease: MKSSRLAWLAASFAVAALFVWGWQLIADYKLVNPVFLPGPDRTWGALVRGFTTGDLGVKLVATIERMFWGWLIASLIGIALGAAIGTSPRLRAYLAPMLEFLRPLPASATIPVAIALLGLSDGMVLAVIAFGALWPVLLATIHGFSAVEPRLYEVGDALRLSRAAVIGKIALPSASPDILAGTRLGLTVALILSVVCEMIAGRDGLGNWILLAARSFRAPDLYAGVILLGVLGYATAVGIGLLEARLLVWRNRAR; the protein is encoded by the coding sequence ATGAAATCCTCCCGCCTCGCCTGGCTCGCCGCGAGCTTCGCCGTCGCCGCCCTGTTCGTCTGGGGCTGGCAGCTGATCGCGGACTACAAGCTCGTCAATCCGGTGTTCCTGCCCGGCCCCGACCGGACCTGGGGCGCGCTGGTGCGCGGCTTCACGACGGGCGACCTCGGCGTGAAGCTCGTGGCGACGATCGAGCGGATGTTCTGGGGTTGGCTGATCGCCTCGCTGATCGGCATCGCGCTCGGGGCCGCGATCGGCACCTCCCCGCGGCTGAGGGCCTATCTCGCGCCGATGCTGGAATTCCTGCGGCCACTGCCAGCCTCGGCGACGATCCCCGTCGCCATCGCCCTGCTCGGCCTGTCCGACGGCATGGTGCTGGCGGTGATCGCCTTCGGCGCGCTGTGGCCGGTGCTGCTGGCGACGATCCACGGCTTCTCGGCGGTGGAACCGCGGCTCTACGAGGTCGGCGACGCGCTGCGCCTCTCCCGCGCCGCCGTCATCGGCAAGATCGCGCTGCCCTCGGCGAGCCCCGATATCCTTGCCGGCACGCGGCTCGGCCTGACGGTGGCGCTCATCCTGTCGGTGGTCTGCGAAATGATCGCGGGGCGCGACGGTCTCGGCAACTGGATACTGCTCGCCGCCCGCTCCTTCCGCGCGCCCGATCTCTACGCCGGCGTGATCCTGCTCGGCGTGCTCGGCTACGCGACCGCAGTAGGGATCGGCCTGCTGGAGGCAAGGCTGCTCGTCTGGCGCAACAGGGCGCGCTGA
- a CDS encoding transketolase-like TK C-terminal-containing protein, with protein MDKIETLAALERKVRWLATWMVHNANHIRPNDDGLKVGGHQASSASLSSIMTALYFAALRPEDRVAVKPHASPNFHAIQYLLGKQTREKMENFRGFGGAQSYPSRTKDIDDVDFSTGSVGLGAAQAIFASLAQDYLRAKGWGMDRPEGKMVALVGDAEMDEGNIFEALLEGWKHGLRNTWWIIDYNRQSLDAVVREGLWERFEAIFRNFGWDVVILKYGSLQQAAFAEPGGEALRAWIDTCPNQLYSALTFQGGAAWRKRLLDDLGDQGPVSRLIEKRSDAELAELMANLGGHDLPSLIEAFEAARAHDRPVCFIAYTIKGFGLPLAGHKDNHAGLLTTSQVEKMRAELGVRPGKEWEPFEGLERAAELRRFLEKVPFRTDGPRAMSAMPVAVPERLDVESAREMSTQQGFGLIMRGIAKAGGGLADRVVTTSPDVTVSTNLGGWVNARAVFARENLADTFRAERIPSTFVWDASPKGQHMELGIAEMNLFLMLSAFGLSHSLFGERLLPVGTLYDPFIERGLDALNYACYQDARFMLAATPSGVTLAPEGGAHQSIATPLIGMAQDGLASFEPAFVDELAAIMRFGFDYMQRDGKAEPDQFTWLRDAVGGSIYLRLTTRAVEQPQRTMNAELEQDIVNGGYWMRKPGPNAQIVIVYQGTVAPEAIAATGMLAEDRRDVGLLAVTSADRLHAGWSAAQKARENGRPHARSHAERLLAGVPSHCKLVTVIDGHPATLAWIGSVYGHQTRALGVEHFGQTGTIADLYRHYGIDAAGIVRSAEAISPGRPVRHLTII; from the coding sequence ATGGACAAGATCGAGACGCTGGCGGCGCTGGAACGGAAGGTGCGCTGGCTGGCGACATGGATGGTGCACAACGCCAACCATATCCGTCCCAACGACGACGGGCTGAAGGTCGGCGGACATCAGGCGTCATCGGCCTCGCTGTCGAGCATCATGACCGCGCTCTATTTCGCCGCTCTGCGTCCCGAGGACCGGGTGGCGGTCAAGCCGCATGCGAGCCCGAACTTCCATGCCATCCAGTATCTGCTCGGCAAGCAGACGCGCGAGAAGATGGAGAATTTCCGCGGCTTCGGCGGCGCGCAGTCCTATCCGTCGCGGACGAAGGACATCGACGACGTCGACTTCTCGACCGGCTCGGTGGGGCTCGGCGCCGCGCAGGCGATCTTCGCCTCGCTGGCGCAGGACTATCTGCGCGCCAAGGGCTGGGGCATGGATCGGCCCGAGGGCAAGATGGTCGCGCTCGTCGGCGACGCGGAGATGGACGAGGGCAACATCTTCGAGGCCTTGCTGGAAGGCTGGAAGCACGGCCTGCGCAACACCTGGTGGATCATCGACTACAACCGGCAGAGCCTGGACGCCGTGGTGCGCGAAGGGTTGTGGGAGCGGTTCGAGGCGATTTTCCGCAACTTCGGCTGGGACGTCGTCATCCTGAAATACGGCTCGCTGCAGCAGGCAGCCTTCGCGGAGCCTGGCGGCGAGGCGCTGCGCGCATGGATCGATACGTGCCCGAACCAGCTCTATTCGGCGCTGACGTTCCAGGGCGGCGCGGCGTGGCGCAAGCGCCTGCTGGACGATCTCGGCGACCAGGGACCGGTCAGCCGGCTGATCGAGAAGCGCAGCGACGCGGAGCTTGCCGAACTGATGGCCAATCTCGGTGGCCACGACCTGCCGTCGCTGATCGAGGCGTTCGAGGCGGCGCGGGCGCACGACCGGCCGGTGTGCTTCATCGCCTACACGATCAAGGGATTCGGGCTGCCGCTGGCGGGCCACAAGGACAATCATGCCGGCCTGCTGACCACTTCGCAGGTGGAGAAGATGCGCGCCGAGCTTGGCGTGCGGCCAGGCAAGGAATGGGAGCCGTTCGAGGGGCTGGAGCGGGCGGCGGAACTGCGACGTTTCCTCGAAAAGGTGCCGTTCCGCACCGATGGCCCGCGCGCCATGTCCGCGATGCCCGTGGCGGTGCCGGAGCGGCTCGACGTCGAATCCGCGCGTGAGATGTCGACGCAGCAGGGCTTCGGCCTGATCATGCGTGGTATCGCCAAGGCGGGCGGCGGCCTCGCCGACCGCGTGGTGACGACCTCGCCCGACGTGACGGTGTCGACCAATCTCGGCGGCTGGGTCAATGCGCGGGCGGTCTTCGCGCGCGAAAATCTCGCCGACACATTCCGCGCCGAGCGCATTCCATCCACCTTCGTCTGGGACGCTTCGCCCAAGGGCCAGCACATGGAACTCGGCATCGCCGAGATGAACCTGTTCCTGATGCTGTCGGCCTTCGGCCTGTCGCATTCGCTGTTCGGCGAGCGGCTGCTGCCGGTCGGCACGCTCTACGACCCGTTCATCGAGCGCGGGCTCGATGCGCTGAACTATGCCTGCTACCAGGACGCCCGCTTCATGCTGGCGGCGACGCCGTCGGGCGTGACGCTGGCGCCGGAAGGCGGCGCGCACCAGTCGATCGCCACGCCGCTGATCGGCATGGCGCAGGATGGGCTGGCGAGCTTCGAGCCGGCCTTCGTCGACGAGCTCGCCGCGATCATGCGCTTCGGCTTCGACTACATGCAGCGCGATGGCAAGGCGGAGCCGGATCAGTTCACCTGGCTGCGCGACGCGGTCGGCGGCTCGATCTATCTCAGGCTCACGACGCGCGCGGTCGAGCAGCCGCAGCGCACGATGAATGCGGAGCTGGAGCAGGACATCGTCAACGGCGGCTACTGGATGCGCAAGCCGGGACCGAATGCGCAGATCGTGATCGTCTATCAGGGAACGGTGGCGCCGGAGGCGATCGCGGCGACGGGCATGCTGGCGGAGGACCGCCGCGATGTCGGCCTGCTCGCCGTCACCTCCGCGGACCGGCTGCATGCGGGCTGGTCCGCCGCACAGAAGGCGCGCGAGAACGGCCGGCCGCATGCGCGCAGCCATGCCGAGCGGCTGCTGGCCGGCGTGCCGTCGCACTGCAAGCTGGTGACGGTCATCGACGGCCATCCGGCAACGCTCGCCTGGATCGGGTCGGTCTACGGACACCAGACGCGCGCGCTCGGCGTCGAGCATTTCGGCCAGACCGGCACGATCGCCGACCTCTACAGGCATTACGGCATCGACGCCGCGGGCATCGTCCGCTCCGCCGAGGCGATCTCGCCCGGGCGGCCGGTCAGGCATCTCACAATCATATAG
- a CDS encoding Lrp/AsnC family transcriptional regulator, with the protein MPSLKLDTIDKKIIRLLQADGKITVGELSEKVGLSPSPCARRVRLLEEAGIIKGYAALIDQSKVGLPISAFASIKLERQSEENLDRFGEAVSGWPEVVDCYLMTGQRDYLMRIVTSDLESYERFLKDKLTRLEGVASIETSFALVQIKRSEALPIA; encoded by the coding sequence ATGCCAAGTCTGAAACTCGACACGATCGACAAGAAGATCATCCGGCTGCTGCAGGCCGACGGCAAGATCACAGTCGGCGAACTGTCGGAGAAGGTCGGCCTGTCGCCCTCCCCCTGCGCGCGCCGGGTGCGGCTTTTGGAGGAGGCCGGCATCATCAAGGGCTACGCCGCATTGATCGACCAGTCGAAGGTCGGCCTGCCTATCAGCGCCTTCGCCTCGATCAAGCTGGAGCGGCAGAGCGAGGAGAATCTCGATCGGTTCGGCGAGGCGGTGTCCGGCTGGCCGGAGGTGGTCGACTGCTACCTGATGACCGGTCAGCGCGACTACCTGATGCGCATCGTCACCAGCGACCTCGAATCCTACGAGCGCTTTCTGAAGGACAAGCTCACCCGGCTGGAGGGCGTCGCCTCGATCGAGACCAGCTTCGCCCTCGTCCAGATCAAGCGCTCGGAAGCCTTGCCGATAGCTTGA
- a CDS encoding ABC transporter permease: MSGQWWKGLVVPAALIVLAELAMRVYGSTSMSLAAPSDILAALVRALADGSILVATRDTLITAGAGLALGGAVGLALGILFGLVKPLDRLMEVTIEAIRPIPSVAVLPIAMLVFGFGYGMEIAIVAFSCLWPIMIMTRSAMAGIEPRLMEVSRALRLSAFDRVRKIVLPAALPRIIVAFRLAAAVALVVSVTVEIAANPLGLGYGILVAQQGLQPALMLAYLVWIGIVGWGLNALLSLAQNRLFGRAARVGAQA; this comes from the coding sequence ATGAGCGGGCAGTGGTGGAAGGGGCTCGTCGTCCCGGCCGCGCTGATCGTGCTGGCCGAGCTTGCCATGCGGGTCTACGGCTCGACCTCGATGTCGCTCGCCGCGCCGAGCGACATTCTTGCCGCGTTGGTGAGGGCGCTCGCTGACGGCTCCATCCTGGTCGCGACGCGCGACACGCTGATCACCGCCGGCGCGGGGCTCGCGCTCGGCGGCGCGGTTGGGCTCGCGCTCGGCATCCTGTTCGGCCTCGTCAAGCCGCTCGACCGGCTGATGGAGGTGACGATCGAGGCGATCAGGCCGATCCCTTCGGTCGCGGTGCTGCCGATCGCCATGCTCGTTTTCGGCTTCGGCTACGGCATGGAGATCGCCATCGTCGCCTTCTCCTGCCTCTGGCCGATCATGATCATGACCCGTTCGGCGATGGCCGGCATCGAGCCGCGCCTGATGGAAGTGTCGCGGGCGCTCAGGCTCTCCGCCTTCGACCGGGTGCGAAAGATCGTGCTGCCGGCGGCGCTGCCGCGCATCATCGTCGCCTTCCGGCTGGCGGCCGCCGTCGCGCTCGTCGTATCCGTCACGGTCGAGATCGCGGCCAACCCGCTCGGGCTCGGCTACGGCATCCTCGTGGCGCAGCAGGGCCTGCAGCCGGCGCTGATGCTCGCCTATCTGGTCTGGATCGGCATTGTCGGGTGGGGCCTGAACGCGCTTCTTTCGCTGGCACAGAACCGCCTGTTCGGGCGCGCCGCGCGCGTCGGGGCGCAGGCATGA